Below is a window of Gemmatimonadota bacterium DNA.
GGCGTCGAGCAGGTTGTCGTTCCGAAGGAAGTCGAAGACTGGTTCCGCCCGCAGATCGTAGATGTCCATGCCGCGGCCGATCTCGGCGCTCTGGGCAAACAGCCTTGCATAGCGCGTCAGGAAGGGTTCGTCCTCGTAGAGATCGATGATCTTGCCCTCGGCCTGAAGGTCCCGCGCCCGCCGGTCTACGAACTCGGTCATGGTCTCGATCACGGGATCCAGGTCCGCGTCGGTCAGCACGTCCTCGACGACCACCAGGCCGCGGTCGTGGAATTCCGCCAATTGCGCTTCGGTGAGGGCCATATGCGTTCTCCTTCACTCTCCTTCACAAATAAACGATAGAGTCTTTTAGCCTTAACAATCCAATCGTTGTGCTGCTACCGGTAACATAACTGTAGCAACGACCATTGGCAACTTTGGAAATGCCAGGCCCGGTTGAAAACGCGTTGTCCTGCTTTTGCCCAAATTCGCAACTACGCGTCGCCTCATCCCAATGGCGATCGCGAATCGATATCAGTCCTGGTGGAACACCTCTTCCATCTCCGCCCACCATTCGCCTTCCTTCCGCGTCGGCAGCGGTTCCTGCATGGGCATCATGATGTCCCACCACTCCTGCGTGACCGGGTCGGCGGCCATCTTCGCCATGTCCGCCTCGAAGTCGTCGCCAACATATTCGAAATAGGAGAAGAGAAAGCCGTCCTTCAGGTAGATGGAGTAGTTTGTAATGTTGCATTCCGTGATCATCTTGGCAACGCCGGGCCAGATCTCGACATGATATTCTTTGTATTCCTCGATCCGTTCGGGCCTGACCTTGAGGACCATGCCGTAGCGCTGGGGCTTGGTTTCCGGTACGGGCCTGTGTGCGGTCATTGGGATCTCCTTTAAGATGCGGTGTGCTGGCCGCCGGGCAGATGACGGGCCGCCGGGCGGGGGTATCCAAAACAGATTTATATGTTGATGGATATTTCAATCAATATTGACAATGCTATTTTCTGCGTTTTGGGACATATGCGCCGTCCCCCGCAAGTATCACGCCGAAGCCGGCACATCAGGCGTCGGCGCCGCTGGCGGAGGCACCCCCGGCGTCGGCGCCTCCTCGGGAATCAATCCTTCCTCCCGCAATTCCGACCAGAAATCCGCAGGAATCTCGACTTCAAACATCCGCACGTTTTCGTCCACTTCCCCCGGAGACCGCGCGCCTGGAATGACGGCGGCCACCGCCGGATGAGCCGGGGGAAACTGCAGGGCAGCCGCCTTGAGGGGCGTGCCGTGGCGGCCACAGACCGCTTCGATGCGCCGCACCTTATCCACGATATGCGAAGGCGCCTTGCGGTAGTCGAACTTCGCTCCGTCCACGGCGCCCTGCGCCAGGATACCGCTGTTGTATGGGCCGCCTATGATGATACTAATGTTTCTTTCCTTGCAAAGGGGCAGAAGCCGCTTGAGCGCCGTATGATCCACCAGGGTGTACCTGCCCGCGCACAGAAAGCAGTCGAAATCGCCTTCGGCGGCGAAACGGGCGAGCATCTTCGCCTGGTTCATGCCGACCCCGATGGCGCGGATGACCCCTTCATCCCGGAGCCGGACGAGCGCTTTGTAGCTGCCCG
It encodes the following:
- a CDS encoding mitomycin antibiotic biosynthesis protein — its product is MALTEAQLAEFHDRGLVVVEDVLTDADLDPVIETMTEFVDRRARDLQAEGKIIDLYEDEPFLTRYARLFAQSAEIGRGMDIYDLRAEPVFDFLRNDNLLDA
- a CDS encoding L-rhamnose mutarotase, producing the protein MTAHRPVPETKPQRYGMVLKVRPERIEEYKEYHVEIWPGVAKMITECNITNYSIYLKDGFLFSYFEYVGDDFEADMAKMAADPVTQEWWDIMMPMQEPLPTRKEGEWWAEMEEVFHQD